The region TGGCTAATCACAATCTTTGATAGAGAAATTAACAAAATGAGATTTAAATAATACTAGTACCATTAGGTGATTACAATCTCAGTTATTATAACTTTTCAATCAATATAATTGTGATGTTtaacgttcaaaaaaaatttgtactcagtttcaaaaaaaaaaattttttggACTCAGCCTGTCCATATGGACTGCGACACTGGGTGAACCTATAACGCATGATAAAGACGCACTTCCTCATTGTGTGTAAAAAACTTGGCGTCTTGCGGGCATGTTGACTCGACCCGCCTATATGGACTGGTCGAACTTATAGTGCATGTTAATTCATCCTTGTGTGCAAAGGATTTGGCATCTTGCGGGCATGTGGATTGGTCTCGCCCTACACTGGGCGGCGCAACCTCCACCCGGAGGGCCTAATGAACCAGGCGGGTCGACCCTTGAAGGCTCATGCTAAAGACTAGCGAGTTGGGCCTGCCGCGAGTAAGGCCCAATATTCCAATTAAGATGAAATCCAAATGTAATAGATATAAGTTTATGGCTTagccccactataaaaggctaAGCCTCCCATTGAATAAAGTAGGTTCTCATTACTCTTACATTTATTGTCTTGACGGTTTGAAACCCTAAGACACGAAACTCTAGATCTGAGAGGTAGAGCCGTGTAAGAACAAATTTTGTCTTTTAAAGTGACTGATCACTCACTTTAAGAAATCCAAATCGGAAATAGAATTATATTTTGTGacaaactttttaatttttgttaaagTGTTTTAATCTTTGTAAACTAAGTGTGATCCGATTTAGTATTGAAGAGTTCATCTCTAGTACTAGTCTAACCTTAATATGGTAGGAATTGGTAATCCATATTAAGGTTAGTTAGTATGACTATGTTTGAAGAGTTAggaaaaacaataaaattagtAGAGCGATGATCAATATTTTGAaggcctttcaaaaaaaaaatattttgaagaTAATTTTTTGATAtcattgatttaaatttaaaagaaaatagaatttaTAGAGAGAAATAGCAACTAGTCTAAATAGTAAATAGAAACAAAATATCTGAATATTTGAACTAAATATCAacactaaaaataaaataacatcaaTTCACTGATATAAATAACTTAGATATTGTCTAAATATAATcctaataataaattatgtcgTGCTTGGGTAATTAATGTATTATGAGCTTTCCATTAAAAAAACATCCATTAAGAATTAAATTTTATCTTATGCCTCGTAGGCTTCGTTTGGATTGGGGGAAGGGGATGGAGTGGAGCGGAAGGGAGAGAGGGGTTTGAAAGATCCATTGTTTGTGTAATTAAAAAAAGGATGGAATCAGATGGAAACCAATGGTATCAATTCCATTATGTTCTATTACTTTCCCCCACTTTTGCCCCCTCCCAATTTGGGAGGAATGGAATGGAGCAAAAGAACTGATGTcttgtaaaattataaaaatactaaTATACCCCTCATTAACCCACTCTCCCACGTTGAAAATAACCCATTTCCCACGTTCTGCTATCTGCTACTTACCTGCTAAGTTTTTTTTGgccttttttttgttatttagttGTTCGCTCTCATTATCTGTCTTgctcttctattttattttttttacattaattcATCTAAATCTTGTTTATTAATATTGGAGTATAAACAATAATAAGAAATGAACACCTAATGGTAAAATTGGGATGGTTCTAAGTAAGAAAATAAGGGTGTCACTATTTCTACtcggaaaaaagaaaagatgagtgaagatattttttttgaaatagagcaattaatagttaatagttTTATAGTAAGGGTAATataggaaaaataataataataacttgtACCACTCCGTCCATAACCCAAACAATTGAGTGGTAATTTTCCTCCGCTCCATCATAAAATACCCAAACAATGGAATAAGAAATTTACTCCGTTCCATTCCACTCCATTCCGTTCCTTCGTGTTCCATTCCGCTCCGTTCCATTatgttccatcaatccaaacatacccGTAGTTgatggtttttattttcatacaaAATCtcaaaagtgaaaagtgaaaagtgaaagaaCGAGAAGCTTGACCTGCGTTTCTGCTCGGTTACCGGTGATCGCCGCCATGAAACTCGCCGGAATCTCACCCTTGATCGACGATGGGTATATTTCCAATCTCTCCTCCCTCTAACAACTTCGTTTGCACTAGTAGATGACTGTCAGTCTGTCACTAGATTTATTCTATTCAATTTTAACGCTTAGAATTGAATTTTTTAGGGTAGGACTGGGAATTTCAGAATCAAGCAAAACATACACTATGATTATTATGTTTATGATGTGCTGTGAGTATCTAGTAGTATGTTATCAATTGTTAATGAATGCACTTACTTTGCAGGCTGAAATTGCATGGAACATTTGTTCAACAAAAAGGGCAAAATGCATTTGAAACTCGCCAGGTGATTTTTCTTCATGGAACCTAACATCTTTCTTGACGAATGTACTCGAATATgatgaaaatttgaaataatttataGTCAAATGAATATGGTTGCCTTCTGTTTTTCAGATTGATGAATGGCTAGAGTATGCTCATGTCCTCTCACAAGGCTCCGCTTTCGAGAATGGATGCAAATATATAGATGACTACTTGGACAAGCGTACATTTATTGTTGGTCATTCATTATCAACGGCAGACCTAGCAATCTGGGCAGGTCTTTCAGGTAAAGATTAGTGTTGGATTCGTTAACAATTTGACATGCAAAAGAAAATCCTTGTGTTTGTgattgtgaattgtgattgCACTCTCTGGTTATTTCTTAGTTGTGTATCCATGCTGAAAAAACTAGGTTACTCGTTGTTCTTTCTCGATCATAGCGGACAATCTATGCAGGTTCCACTGGGTTTAGTGTGTAGCTTTATTGTGCTGTTTCGACTGAGGAACTCTATTGTGGTTTCTTATCATATAATATTGTGGGAGTGTGTGCAATAAAAGTACTCTATCTTCCATTCCTCCATTCTTATAGTGTTATTAGGTTCTTCAACCTGTATTCTGTGAAACTTGATGGTCCATTTTTATCGCCCTCAGTCGTTATAAATTCTATGTATGTCCCTCGGTCTATCTAAATTCTATGTATGTATGCCTTTTCAGGATCTGGAAAGAGATGGGAAAGTCTAAGGAAGTCAAAGAAATATCCAAATCTTGCACGATGGTTCAATTCATTAGTGACAGAACATGGTAGTACTTTAAACGAAGTTATGGAAACTTATGTTACGAAAATAGGACCGGGAGAGCTATCAGCAGGCAAGTCAAAAGACCAGTCAGCAGTCACTGATAAAGGAGGAAACAAATCTTCAGCGGAAATAGACCTTCCAGATGCTGAAATTGGAAAAGTTCGCTTGCGATTTGCGCCTGAACCCAGTGGCTATCTTCACATTGGACACTCTAAAGCTGCTCTGTTGAACAAATATTTTGCTGAGCGATACCACGGACAGCTTATCGTTCGTTTTGATGATACCAATCCTGCTAAAGAAAGCAATGAGTTTGTGGATAACTTGGTGAAAGATATTGATACATTGGCTATCGAATATGCAGAAATTACCTATACATCAGATTACTTCCCTGAGTTGATGGAAATGGCTGAAAAATTAATTCGCCAGGGTAAAGCATATGTTGATGACACTCCACGTGTAGATATGAAAAAGCAGAGAAAGGATGGGAAAGAGTCTAAATGCAGAAACAATACCATAGAAGAAAATTTAACACTGTGGAACGCAATGATCGCAGGCTCCGAGAGGGGCTTACAGTGTTGTCTCCGTGGGAAGTTGGATATGCAGGACCCAAACAAATCACTTCGTGATCCTGTTTATTATCGTTGCAATCCAATTCCTCATCATAGAATTGGATCCAAGTATAAAGTCTATCCAACTTATGATTTTGCATGTCCATATGTTGATGCTAAAGAAGGTATCACACATGCCCTCCGATCTAGTGAGTACCATGATCGTAATGCTCAATATTACCGAATTCAAGAGGACATGGGACTAAGAAAAGTTCTCATCTATGAATTCAGCCGGTTGAATTTGGTCTACACACTTCTGAGCAAACGAAAGCTTCTATGGTTTGTCCAAAATGGGAAAGTCGATGGATGGGATGATGCACGATTTCCTACCATTCAAGGGATTGTACGCAGAGGCTTGAAAATTGAAGCACTGATACAGTTTATTGTTGACCAGGTATGTAAAAGGCTTTGCACTCATTTATATACAAAACAAAATAACATGCAAAAGATAAATTCTGACAAATTAGAAATGATACAGTAGAGTGTGCTATTCGATAGTTGTGgttttctttttccttgtcCATTCTTCATGTATTATTCACATGCTTTAAATTTTGATGACTTATCCATGATACTTGTTCAGGGGGCATCAAAAAATCTCAATCTCATGGAATGGGACAAGCTCTGGACCATTAATAAGAAGATTATAGATCCTGTCTGTCCTAGACACACTGCTGTCATTGCAGACAGACGCGTGTTGTTGAACCTTACTGATGGTCCTGAGAAACCATTTGTCCACATCATACCTCGGCACAAGAAACATAAAGACGCTGGGGATAAAGCTACAACATATACTAAAAGCATATGGATAGACCATGCTGATGCAGAGTCCATATCAGCTGGTGAGGAAGTAACCTTGATGGATTGGGGTAATGCTGTCGTGAAGGAAATAGAAAAGGACCAAGATGGGAATGTCACCCGGTTGAATGGTGTTTTGCATCTTGAAGGATCTGTGAAGACTACAAAATTGAAGCTCACTTGGCTACCTGACATAGATGAGCTAGTTAGCCTGACATTGGTGGAGTTTGATTATCTAATTACAAAGAAAAAGGTATGTTCTCTTCAACATTTATGAAGCATATTGGTTTCTACGATTAGGAAATATAAATCTGTTAAGGAAAATATAGTAATTATGTGAACTCTTTTTTGTTTATACCTCATTTGTATCTTCTCTTCGGTTGAATCCAGTGCAGTGATCAGATGAATTTAATAGTGATAATATTGAGATCAAGATTACTACTTCTAAAAGTATCCTGTGAAAAGGCAGTGTTATTTTCATTATATTCCTTACCGAACTAACCCTTAGTTCAGTGTCATTTTCATTTCTTCCATGAAAACTTTAAGCCTGCCTGCTTCCCCTTGAAACTCAAATAAGTTGTTTTGGCATGGCCCCAATTTTATTTGCAATTATTAACTGTTTGTTTTTCGGTTATACAGCTCGAAAAAGGGGAGGGTTTTGAAACTGTGCTTAATCCATGTACGAAAAAGGAGACTCTTGCATATGGAGACTCCAACATGCGAAATCTTAAGCGGGGAGAGATATTGCAGCTGGAGAGAAAAGGATATTTCAGGTGTGATGCACCTTTCATTCGGCCCTCAAAACCAATCGTGTTGTTTGCAATCCCTGATGGCAGGCATCCAACATGTTTGAAGTAATcatcttttttcttcttaaaatGCCTAGAGTTTAGAGCTTCACCTGCATTCCTGCTCTAGTTGATACTTGCAAGCAGCCTGTCTCTGGGCAACAATCATTGTAGTTATATAGTAAGAGTGTAAATACAGATTCCGAATGGATAAACAGTGTAGTCAATCTGGCAACCTTTGCAAATTTGTCACATTTTTTTGACCCTATATTACcaattataaatatatttagtgTCACTTGTATATAACAAGAATTCTTATCCTCATCCTTTGATTATTACAAGCACCATTTTAGTCCTAGCTTGTAGTAAATACTGCCaatattacaaatttattgGTCTAGCCGTTGAGTAGCTGAGAACCGCTTCTCAAGTTAGCTTCAACTTCCTACTTTCTGATtggaagaatttgtatcattgtTGAACTGTTTTAGCTTTTGCTGGTACCAAAGTTTTCAtaggcttataaaaaaaacctaagTTTTCATAGGAATTAGGTTGTTGTCTTGAAATTAAGTTAGTCACGCAAGAAAACAACCACTGGTCCAGATATTCAAACAAAACATCCAAGGTTCTAGATCTCTTGCACATGAAAATATCTAAAAGTCAGAAAAATCGCGATTACAATATCTGGGTTGATAGAAGCATTAATCAACAATTCAAAACGTGAAAAGAATGCATGCATTTGAATTATTATAATAGCAATGTTTTtatagttttcattttctttttttaacaaCAATATATTGTTTTGGAAAAAATTTGGGCACGAACTCGGCTCCTCTAAAGTGAGTTACCCCACTTTAGAAGACAAAGTTGGTCATATTTATTATTGATTGAGTTGTTTAATTGACTTTTCAAAGTAGATAATCATTATAAATGGTTGTGATAACTTACTTTACTTTGTCCTTTAAAATGACTCTCTAAAATAAATCCATCATCATACAAATTGCAATAGCAGCTACACCAAACAATGATCAAAGATATATAGATATGAACTCTATTGATAGTTTTTGGTAACAACACCGAACATGACCTAACCAAATGAAGAGGTATACTATATAGTATGAACAATGATTTTTCCAAAACGCAATAAATGTATAAAAGATGAAGTGAAACAAAATAGTTCATCATTTCTCGAGAGGTAAAGTCTGGGCACGTCATTACAAAATTGACAAAACACTCTTTCTTACCTTTTCGTTTCGTACTGTTTTCATTTCTCCTGAATGAAATAGTGCATAGCAATGTAACATAATGGAACATGACAAGAATGCTATGTGTGTAACTTCAGATCATTAGAACCGAACAATAAGTTTAATTATATAGAACtctgcatgtttaatatttgatttgatataaaaattgaattcaACCAAATATATTTTGATTAAATGTAAGGGTTTTTAATTCATTCACAAATATTTTTACTCTTCTATGTCACTTATTTTTTTATGTGCAGATAAAATAAATTGTGAACATAAAGTTATTGTGAAAGAAGTGTGTAAATTGAAATGTAGCTTGGGGTGCGAATGGTGTTTTTAACAttactcataagtcataacttaACATATTCAtgaaagtttcaaaaaaaaaaaaacatattcatGTAACCACTGACTGGGTTTAACAAGATTATGTTTTGGGCCTTGAGTTGGTTTTGAGAATTGGCCCACGTATATTAGGCCTGATATACATCATTTCGGGGACACCATGCTTGATTGCTTGATTCCCTTTGAAGGAAAAATGATGTTGTCGAGAAGATAATTTGTACCCAAGAGACATAGAGTTAGTTGTCTTTGAAAAAAGCACCTGCCATGTCGTTTGAGGAATTTGAAATGAAGCAACATTAGGGTAAACAGACTCTGCATAAGCAGCAACGACTAGTTGGAGTAGTGCTgtggtgttttttatttattaggcAAGATTTAGAAGGCAGtgcaatatatataataatactaATAGTATAAATATTAGTCCCACATCGAGTGATATTGTGTGAGCGAAGTAATTGGTTCCTATAAGATGAGAAGCTTGATAGAGTAGTAATCATGATCCTTCAGGCAGTTAATGGGATATGAGGAGTGGTTAAATCTCGTAACTTAATATGCGAGTTGGGTGTCTGCTCCAAGCCTGTTACGACAGCTGGGCACTCCCCTTTCAACTATCTGATCCCTAGCTTGAAGCCCAtaaatttactttgaagttctatttttaaaataaaaatgtttttgTTTTCGTTAGAAATATATCGTAGTTACATCTTGGAAACAATATTTTTACTTTACTCGTAAAATATGACCACTGttaatttccttcaatttttaATAAGGAATTGATGATAACTCAACACAAAAATTTGCTTTTCCTACATTAATCCTTAAAAAACATAGGAAATTTCTATGTGGGACATAGAAATCATTAGGTGATTTAACTTTCAGTACTCACATTGTAAACATAGCTCTTAAACCACCATGTGGGACTTCTTTAGCTTATTATAAGAggttaaaaacaaaaaaagacgTTACATATTTGGTTCCATTGGATTGCTCTAGAATCACACTTAGCTTTCGAGAACCTGTGTCTGTGTGTTCTATACAAATTTTGAAACAAAACATGTACTTCGCTTCTGACTGAACCTAGAAATTTATGCAAATCTTGAAACCAAATCATATACATAATATAGCAAATTAAAGGTGTTTCGCTCCAAGAATCAAGTAATCATTCATTGCTAACCTATTTACAGTGTGAGTATGCGAAAGTATAGGATCTAGTGAGTTGCAGGGAATGGAAGAAGGGAAAACATAAGAGAGGTGATGTAGGAGGGAAATTAGTCAGGAGGGAAGAATATAATTGGGTTTGACTGAATGAAAAGGAAGTAAAGAGAGGCGAGAAACATTGAAGTGGTGAGCAGAAGGGAATGGAGGAGGACAAAGTGAATATGAATGAATCTGGTCCCACATTGAATGATATATTGAGAAATCGAGGATTGCATGTAGTATACTAAGTCCCAGTCCCACATCTAATATCCCCCAGCAAATTAATTAAGGGTGCCATATTTTATGGTAGTGTGGAGTGACACTAGTTGAGAGGGTGCAAACAACTTCTAATCCTTTGTAGTATTGGGATTGATGGTAATAGTATCATATCCATTCAAAAAACACTGACAGTCACAACCAAATTTATTCAGCACCACATACAACAATTAGCAGAgggaaattctgaaacaaaacaTGCACTTAACTTCTGATCTAAACATACCTTCGATTCCGAATTAATGAGAATCATGAAACCAATCATAAACATAATATAGCAAATTAAAGGTGATTTGATTCAAGAATCCAGTAATCATGCATAAGCACTATGTCATTGATTATAGGGGAAACAGACTGCATAAGCATCAAGTGTCATATCTATTAAACATTAAAACGTCTAAAAGCCATATTCAATGGCTGGAAAATCAAGGCCAGAGTTCCTCCTCCTAAGGTTACACCTAATCAACGCCCATCGGTAGTGTCTTTGTCTTCTTAAGCCCGTTTGAGATGTATTGGAACTTATATAATTTCTGTATGTTGCATTGCAATTTAGCATGTGGTTACCATGTGTGGCCTATGAGACTGAGTCCACCAGAAAACAGAGCATGGAAGGAATGACTATGTCGACAATTCAAAGCAAGAGAGGCGACAAATTGAAGTGGTCAGGAGAAGGGAATGGATGAGAAAGAGCCCACCTGAGGCACAGCCGCACATCGAATGATAGATAGTATTGTGTCAGAGAAATTGAGCTTTGTATATGATATAAGTCTCAGTCCCACATCGAATGGTATTGTGTAAGAGAGTTTGTTGGTTCCTATAAAGTACAAGCTTGCATTTCAATAATTTACGAAGATTTCCTGCCTTTCCCCTTTGTTCAAGTTCTCCTCATGGGTTGCATTTTGATCTCATAGTTcgatttatatttattttgttgaAAGTTGTTTACAAAGCCTCCACTCTTGTTTACAAAGGAGCCCTTTACTACCTCtacatttttgtttttctttgccTTACCTGCTGAGCAAACTGACCCCATTATTGTCCTAACGGAAATTAATTAGCTCAAGAAAAACACAACGCTTGTACAAATTCGGATGCTACTTCAAGTGGGGCATCAGGGTGGTGAATTTGCAACTTTATGTCATAACTAAGCTtgggaaaaacaaaaaaaaaaggtcaaaTTAAGGAAATTAAAAGCAATAACATGTTACAAAAGCATGTAACATATTTGGTTCCACCATGGATTGGTCTAGAATCATTTTTTGTTAGAAGTTACGAGTCTTACTGCATGTCTGGTTCCATGTTCGAATATTTTAGAATCACACTTAGCTTCCGAGTAAACGTGTGTGTTCTAAACAAatacaaatttgaaacaaaGCATGCACTTGGATACTGATTGAACATACTTCGGAAAATATGCAAATGCTGAAACCAATCATAAGGTTGAGCACATTAAGCCCGTTTGAGATAATGTAATTGGAGCTTAATTTCTTTCTGTTGCATTGCAATTCAGAATATCTTGTTACCATGTGTGGCCTATGAGACAGAATCCACCAGAAAACAGAAACATGGAAAGGAATGAATGTGTCTACATTTCGAAGCAAAGAGAGGTGAGAAATTGAATTGGTGAGCATAAGGGAATTGAGGAGAAAGAACACATGAATGAGTCTGCGACTCAGTCCCACATCATATGATATTATTGTGTCAGAAAACTTGAACTTTTTGTGTATATTAGTCCCAGTCTCACATCGAATGATATTGTGTAAGATAACCTTTTGGTTCCTATAAATTGAAGTCATTAAGTTATTTGGTGTGTATATATTATCGTTGCTATACCAAAACCTGCCCTTAATTTGAATTGTCCAATATTGGGAGATACAAATTGGCCGATTATAGTCCATCCATGACATCCAAAACGTCATACCTTTGAGGTTGCATAGCTAAAAGCCTCTTAACGGGTGAACTCCCAACACTGTTGCTGAAATGCCAAACTGTGGCTTCTGTTTTCTTGATCCCTGCAAGATTCTCACTTTTGCTAACCCCTGGAGTCCATTTCCTCTTAGCTACTTTCTCTAACAACCTCCTATCCTCTTCAGAAAGTTGAGTGCTGACACGGTCCAAGGATATAAACTGCAACATCTTTGACTGAAGATGAAGTCCCTTTGGAGAAGAAGTAATTCGTTTAGGCATTGTCTTTGTGCCAACATgactattattattgttatgtCTGTATCTCACAAAGGTAACCAAATGGTGAAGCCGAGCCAACAATTCCAAGATGTAAAAATCTATCTTCTGCTTATCCGCGTATTCAAGTGTCTGGAGGCGAATCAAGTTACTTTCTTTGGCGGTCTTTTGGCCAAACACATTGCTGCAAAACCACAAACAAACCTCAACTAACTTTGCATCACATGCTAACATTATTATTATACCTGTAGTAGTTGTTTTAGAGAATAAATTTcagcttcaaaatcaattcttctCGCTAAAGAGAGCAGTTTCTGAGATTTTACAACTGGATTTTACAACACCACCTTCAAAAACCACTTTTTTCATATCTAAACATAAATAATTTCacttttcactcatttttaatATAATCACAAAATCATATGTGAAAATTCTTAATGTAtatttggaaatccttctataaTGGTACCATTAAAATCAATTAGAAGTTTCTGCAAGTAGCGTGCCACTATTGATTAAGAGGATATTAGCATGCAAACATACATTGAGTTATGTGCAAATCGTAATACCAAATTAACAGATGAAGGAAATCAATGTCCTTGAAATTAGGCACACATATAGAGAAGGAAACTCggttgctgatttcttggcaAACACAGGTTGTGAAGGTTTCGATCCCCTTTGGGTTTTGCTGGAAGATAGAAGACCAAATTAACTCTCTTGCTTCTTACGGTTCACTACTATAAGGCACCTAGGTGCACTGCGCTTGTAAATTGGCAGTCTGTTGGTTTTGCTAAGGCACAGGGCTTTTTGTATTGCCGGGTTGGGTTTTGCTAATAGCTTCCTAGTGGTGCTATAGCAATCTGATTGTATCATGCTTCTTCAGTTTCAATAAAtttgatctttcaaaaaaaaaactagcaaCCAACCTTGTATTTGCCCATTCTCCAACCCATCCAAAACCTTGATGTGCTCTGCCACATATATAattcagaaaaataaataagcaaTTTCAAGTAACTATAAATAAGGCTAGCATAGGTGCATAGGGAAGAGAAATTAAATTAGTGTTATTTTGTTATCTTACTTGGTCGTATTTGTGGCAAATGGAGTAAGCCACTGGAGAATCTTATCCATTTCAGCTTTGACCTGAGCAATGGAAAGCTGTTCAAAATTTCAAGTTAGGAGCATATTTCCAACATGAAATAAAAATCTATACTTTACGTATTAGGTAATTGGGTGCACCTCTTTTGTGTAATCATCATTTTGTAACCGTGAAGGAAGAACATTTTTAATACTAATGGGCAACCCATGATACAATGTGTCCCTTACGTTTGGAGGAAGAACACTTGGTCGAGATGCCTGAAACAAAAGATATATAGgaacattttcattttatttagaccagaaaaagaaaactaattgCTAAGGTCATTGCTATTATGTTAGCATATGATGCAAACTTACAATTATATTTATCTGATTGATAATATTAGCATAGTGCAGTGCAAGACCAGCTACACCAAGCCTTTGAGAACCCTCACTATGCTG is a window of Lotus japonicus ecotype B-129 chromosome 5, LjGifu_v1.2 DNA encoding:
- the LOC130720814 gene encoding glutamate--tRNA ligase, cytoplasmic-like, whose translation is MKLAGISPLIDDGLKLHGTFVQQKGQNAFETRQIDEWLEYAHVLSQGSAFENGCKYIDDYLDKRTFIVGHSLSTADLAIWAGLSGSGKRWESLRKSKKYPNLARWFNSLVTEHGSTLNEVMETYVTKIGPGELSAGKSKDQSAVTDKGGNKSSAEIDLPDAEIGKVRLRFAPEPSGYLHIGHSKAALLNKYFAERYHGQLIVRFDDTNPAKESNEFVDNLVKDIDTLAIEYAEITYTSDYFPELMEMAEKLIRQGKAYVDDTPRVDMKKQRKDGKESKCRNNTIEENLTLWNAMIAGSERGLQCCLRGKLDMQDPNKSLRDPVYYRCNPIPHHRIGSKYKVYPTYDFACPYVDAKEGITHALRSSEYHDRNAQYYRIQEDMGLRKVLIYEFSRLNLVYTLLSKRKLLWFVQNGKVDGWDDARFPTIQGIVRRGLKIEALIQFIVDQGASKNLNLMEWDKLWTINKKIIDPVCPRHTAVIADRRVLLNLTDGPEKPFVHIIPRHKKHKDAGDKATTYTKSIWIDHADAESISAGEEVTLMDWGNAVVKEIEKDQDGNVTRLNGVLHLEGSVKTTKLKLTWLPDIDELVSLTLVEFDYLITKKKLEKGEGFETVLNPCTKKETLAYGDSNMRNLKRGEILQLERKGYFRCDAPFIRPSKPIVLFAIPDGRHPTCLK